A single genomic interval of Pyrus communis chromosome 7, drPyrComm1.1, whole genome shotgun sequence harbors:
- the LOC137740365 gene encoding 5'-adenylylsulfate reductase 2, chloroplastic-like, translated as MVALFDILNPISGSRVLVDEDLNGSLLMKWNQQIAIMGCQEILHQYYWKCLQVQAMEVAAVTLHFPQEFLSTAEFKPCNIIMPLLLFGLDEREGTWWPEEVNKATEGGLKIGDVEVKQKSKLPQFNESFLKLESLSAPWLVFPFTLWYHICQALEESRVELEEGQMVSTHDRASSSQMLTPSSSKKVHADDDDLFFLLMMIDGHDQCHMDLLVWKH; from the exons ATGGTTGCCCTGTTCGATATCTTAAACCCGATTTCTGGTAGTAGAGTTCTTGTTGACGAGGACTTGAATGGCAGCTTACTGATGAAATGGAACCAGCAAATAGCAATCATGGGCTGCCAAGAAATACTGCACCAATATTATTGGAAATGCCTTCAAGTTCAAGCCATGGAGGTGGCTGCAGTTACTTTGCATTTTCCTCAAGAATTTCTGTCGACTGCAGAATTCAAGCCATGCAATATTATTATGCCACTACTCCTGTTCGGTCTTGATGAAAGAGAAGGGACGTGGTGGCCGGAGGAGGTAAATAAGGCCACAGAGGGTGGGCTGAAGATAGGAGACGTCGAAGTCAAACAAAAGTCAAAGCTCCCCCAATTCAATGAGAGTTTTCTCAAGCTAGAGAGCCTATCTGCACCTTGGCTTGTTTTTCCCTTCACTCTTTGGTACCACATTTGCCAG GCTCTGGAAGAATCACGTGTTGAATTGGAAGAAGGGCAGATGGTAAGCACTCATGATCGTGCAAGTTCAAGCCAGATGCTTACACCCTCCTCCTCCAAAAAGGTTCACGCTGATGACGATGATCTGTTCTTTTTGTTGATGATGATTGACGGTCATGATCAATGCCACATGGATCTTCTGGTATGGAAACACTAG
- the LOC137740364 gene encoding aquaporin SIP1-1-like has translation MGVIKAAAGDAILTSMWVFSAPSMGVFTFIIASFLGIQARSLVGLFITTIISTLVVLIFSLIGKLLGGASFNPSTTASFYAAGLNPGTSLLSMAVRFPAQAAGGVVGAKAILQVMPKKYKHMLKGPSLKVDLYTGVIAEGVMTCVLCFALLVIILRGPRNPIVNIWMLSVTTLGLVVAGNGYTGPSMNPANAFGWAYVNNWHNSWELFLVYWIGPFVGAIVAAMAFRVWFPPPVPKEKKA, from the coding sequence ATGGGGGTGATCAAGGCAGCTGCAGGAGATGCAATTTTGACCTCTATGTGGGTGTTCAGTGCACCCAGCATGGGGGTTTTCACATTCATCATTGCCTCGTTTCTTGGCATCCAAGCTAGGTCTTTGGTAGGTCTTTTCATCACCACAATAATTTCGACACTTGTGGTTTTAATATTCAGCTTGATTGGCAAGTTGTTGGGTGGTGCCAGTTTCAACCCCTCCACCACCGCCAGTTTCTACGCCGCCGGCCTCAATCCCGGAACTTCCCTCCTCTCCATGGCGGTTCGGTTCCCGGCTCAAGCCGCCGGCGGAGTAGTCGGTGCCAAGGCAATTTTGCAAGTGATGCCAAAAAAGTACAAGCACATGCTTAAAGGGCCTTCTTTGAAAGTGGATTTGTATACTGGTGTTATAGCTGAGGGGGTGATGACTTGTGTTCTTTGCTTTGCCTTGCTTGTGATTATACTGAGAGGGCCTAGAAATCCAATTGTGAACATATGGATGCTTTCGGTCACGACGCTCGGATTGGTGGTAGCTGGAAATGGGTACACGGGGCCTTCCATGAACCCCGCCAATGCTTTTGGGTGGGCTTATGTGAACAATTGGCACAACAGTTGGGAGCTTTTCTTGGTTTATTGGATTGGCCCCTTTGTTGGAGCAATTGTAGCTGCTATGGCTTTTAGGGTTTGGTTTCCCCCACCAGTACCGAAGGAAAAGAAAGcttga